In Phenylobacterium koreense, one DNA window encodes the following:
- a CDS encoding TonB-dependent receptor domain-containing protein, translating into MKVSKAKLLATTLLGGALALGAASCAYAQEEGSTVSELVVTGSRIPRPNLDQPTPVSTVSQQLIQNSGTSNLGDVIAQLPALSFSGTVRGNGNSFGDAGGLNFPDLRDLGTSRTLTLVDGKRHVAGDAGDSAVDLNSIPTALVDRVEVITGGASAIYGSDAVSGVVNIITKKDFEGVEAQVERGQPWEGKFGRNTSAYLTVGHNFDNDRANFTFTGFWDQTRGVKATDIRSLNNYGTIVNSDPFDGAPDRLLVPFVLSDTIDENGVILDLNTATGALSPLAGFTVNGTPVTQPPRIGVNSSAFGSFAGPCDTCFALEDWLLLSPPTNRRGLATTFRYAITPNVNFTFDGKFVQTKVADFVQPSFSFGDYVLEPDSAFITPQIQARLDTLSPDSLPLIARFNGDMGARTNNITRETWRFVTGFDGKFETDFADLTWELSYNRGQTRNTIVSRNSMIPGNYAAAIDSVVDPNSGQVRCRVDVPEAQYEGWTAPENMTPEACVPYNPFGQQNSLAALEYVRHEAFRQHQIDQEVVTATFGFDTSKFLNLDGGAVGFAGGFEYRKEDSKNINDPFIKAGFSDTAPQPDASGGFDVKEVFAETRVPLLAKRPWIDELTLDAAIRYADYSTVGSATAWKVGGVYAPFRDVKFRGTYSEAVRAPNITEAFLPATSSFFDVEDPCDAADVGRDPDRPGNCAALGLPPDFVAIDNQSIQGTASGNENLDPEKAKSWTVGLVLQPRWTPNFSITLDYYNIKITDAITFIDPQDIVNNCVDASGGPDESFCSLFTRDENNQIDFVESTYLNASKLETSGWDLTVSYQRGIDDITARMGALRALDGNFTVAITANHLDKLRLFAFQDRPDEVQINELTLGNPEWKLLSNISYDQGPVRVAWKTRFVSRSVRYNRDPQRDGAESISPSQIEPVWYHDVIVRWKLPGRFDGFEVYGGINNLFDEEPPLGVVQGAGDDGIYDLVGRYAFAGLKARF; encoded by the coding sequence ATGAAAGTCTCCAAGGCCAAGCTCCTGGCCACCACGTTGCTCGGCGGCGCGCTCGCGCTTGGCGCGGCCTCCTGCGCTTACGCCCAGGAGGAGGGGAGCACCGTCTCCGAACTGGTGGTGACCGGCTCGCGCATCCCGCGTCCGAACCTCGACCAGCCGACGCCGGTCTCGACCGTCTCGCAGCAGCTCATTCAGAACTCGGGGACGTCCAACCTGGGCGATGTCATCGCCCAGCTTCCGGCGCTGAGCTTTTCGGGCACGGTGCGCGGCAACGGCAACAGCTTCGGCGACGCCGGCGGCCTCAACTTCCCCGACCTGCGCGACCTGGGGACCTCGCGCACCCTGACCCTCGTGGACGGCAAGCGCCACGTGGCGGGCGACGCCGGCGACTCCGCGGTGGACCTCAACTCGATCCCCACCGCCCTGGTCGATCGGGTGGAGGTGATCACCGGCGGCGCCTCGGCCATCTACGGCTCCGACGCTGTGTCCGGCGTGGTCAACATCATCACCAAGAAGGACTTCGAAGGCGTCGAGGCCCAGGTCGAGCGCGGGCAGCCGTGGGAGGGCAAGTTCGGCCGCAACACCTCGGCCTATCTCACCGTCGGCCACAACTTCGACAACGACCGTGCGAACTTCACCTTCACGGGCTTCTGGGACCAGACCCGCGGCGTGAAGGCCACCGACATCCGCTCGCTCAACAACTACGGGACGATCGTCAATTCCGACCCGTTCGACGGCGCCCCCGACCGCCTGCTCGTGCCGTTCGTGCTCTCCGACACGATCGACGAGAACGGCGTCATCCTCGACCTGAACACCGCCACCGGGGCGCTCTCGCCCCTGGCCGGCTTCACCGTCAACGGGACGCCGGTGACCCAGCCGCCGCGGATCGGCGTCAACTCCTCGGCCTTCGGCTCCTTCGCCGGTCCCTGCGACACCTGTTTCGCGCTGGAAGACTGGCTGCTGCTGTCCCCGCCCACCAACCGCCGGGGTCTGGCGACCACCTTCCGCTATGCGATCACCCCGAACGTCAACTTCACCTTCGACGGCAAGTTCGTTCAGACCAAGGTCGCCGATTTCGTCCAGCCCTCGTTCTCCTTCGGCGACTACGTGCTGGAGCCGGACAGCGCCTTCATCACGCCGCAGATCCAGGCGCGGCTGGACACGCTCAGCCCGGACTCCCTGCCGCTGATCGCCCGCTTCAACGGCGACATGGGCGCGCGGACCAACAACATCACCCGTGAGACCTGGCGGTTCGTCACCGGTTTCGACGGCAAGTTCGAGACCGACTTCGCCGACCTGACCTGGGAGCTCAGCTACAACCGCGGCCAGACCCGCAACACCATCGTCTCGCGCAACAGCATGATCCCGGGCAACTACGCCGCGGCGATCGACTCCGTGGTCGATCCGAACTCCGGCCAGGTCCGCTGCCGGGTGGACGTGCCGGAGGCGCAGTATGAGGGCTGGACGGCGCCCGAAAACATGACCCCGGAAGCCTGCGTGCCCTACAATCCGTTCGGCCAGCAGAACAGCCTGGCGGCCCTGGAATACGTCCGCCACGAAGCCTTCCGCCAGCACCAGATCGACCAGGAGGTGGTCACCGCCACCTTCGGCTTCGACACCTCGAAGTTCCTCAATCTCGACGGCGGCGCCGTCGGCTTCGCCGGCGGCTTCGAGTACCGCAAGGAAGACAGCAAGAACATCAACGACCCCTTCATCAAGGCCGGGTTCTCCGACACCGCGCCCCAGCCCGACGCCTCGGGCGGCTTCGACGTCAAGGAGGTCTTCGCCGAGACGCGGGTGCCGCTGCTCGCCAAACGTCCCTGGATCGACGAACTCACCCTGGATGCGGCCATCCGCTACGCCGACTATTCCACCGTCGGCAGCGCCACCGCCTGGAAGGTCGGCGGCGTCTATGCGCCGTTCCGCGACGTGAAGTTCCGCGGCACCTATTCGGAGGCCGTTCGCGCGCCGAACATCACCGAGGCCTTCTTGCCGGCCACCTCGTCGTTCTTCGATGTCGAGGACCCCTGCGACGCCGCCGATGTCGGCCGAGACCCCGATCGTCCGGGCAACTGCGCGGCCCTCGGCCTGCCGCCAGATTTCGTCGCCATCGACAACCAGAGCATCCAGGGCACGGCTTCAGGCAACGAGAACCTGGATCCGGAAAAGGCCAAGAGCTGGACCGTCGGGCTCGTGCTCCAGCCCCGCTGGACGCCCAACTTCTCGATCACGCTCGACTACTACAATATCAAGATCACCGACGCGATTACCTTCATCGACCCGCAGGACATCGTGAACAACTGCGTCGACGCCAGCGGCGGGCCGGACGAGTCCTTCTGCAGCCTGTTCACCCGCGACGAGAACAACCAGATCGACTTCGTGGAATCGACCTACCTCAACGCTTCCAAGCTCGAGACCAGCGGCTGGGACCTGACGGTCTCCTACCAACGCGGTATCGACGACATCACCGCCCGCATGGGCGCCCTGCGCGCCCTGGACGGCAATTTCACCGTCGCGATCACCGCCAACCACCTCGACAAGCTGCGGCTCTTCGCCTTCCAGGACCGGCCGGACGAGGTGCAGATCAACGAGCTGACCCTGGGCAACCCCGAGTGGAAGCTGCTGTCGAACATCAGCTACGACCAGGGCCCGGTGCGGGTCGCCTGGAAGACCAGGTTCGTCAGCCGCTCGGTCCGCTACAACCGCGATCCCCAACGTGACGGTGCGGAGTCGATCTCGCCCTCGCAGATCGAGCCGGTCTGGTACCACGACGTCATCGTGCGCTGGAAACTGCCCGGCCGCTTCGATGGCTTCGAGGTCTATGGCGGAATCAACAACCTCTTCGACGAAGAGCCGCCGCTGGGCGTCGTCCAGGGCGCAGGCGACGACGGCATCTACGACCTGGTCGGCCGCTACGCCTTCGCCGGGCTGAAGGCCCGGTTCTGA
- the greA gene encoding transcription elongation factor GreA — protein MEKVPMTAEGWQALDDELKRLKTAERPAVIAAIAEARSHGDLSENAEYHAAKERQGWIEGQIAEIEDKMARAQVIDVSKLSGTQVKFGATVSVVDEDTEEEARYQIVGEHEADVKQGKISIVSPLARAMIGKETGDVVEVNTPGGGKAYEILKVEWL, from the coding sequence ATGGAAAAAGTCCCGATGACCGCCGAGGGCTGGCAGGCTCTCGACGACGAACTGAAGCGTTTGAAGACTGCCGAGCGGCCCGCCGTGATCGCAGCGATCGCCGAAGCACGCTCGCATGGCGACCTTTCTGAGAATGCGGAATACCACGCCGCCAAGGAGCGGCAGGGCTGGATCGAAGGCCAGATCGCCGAGATCGAAGACAAGATGGCTCGCGCCCAGGTCATCGACGTATCCAAGCTTTCCGGCACCCAGGTGAAATTCGGCGCGACCGTCTCGGTCGTGGACGAAGACACCGAGGAAGAGGCCCGCTACCAGATCGTCGGCGAACACGAAGCCGACGTGAAGCAGGGCAAGATCTCGATCGTCTCGCCGCTGGCCCGCGCCATGATCGGCAAGGAGACCGGCGACGTCGTCGAGGTGAACACCCCCGGCGGCGGCAAGGCCTACGAGATCCTCAAGGTCGAGTGGCTTTAG
- a CDS encoding YbjN domain-containing protein has product MMRYRGAAAMAAAACVLAGSASAAGLPGGGMTARELQAWLTESGYEAELDRGEDGDPYLKAVADGVNFEVHLYDCKGERCASMQLTAGFDVDGKIGVDRANGWNTENRYLDCYVDDEGDPWFTYDINLSPGGTREALDDNFAIWLSFVPDMKAMAGW; this is encoded by the coding sequence ATGATGCGTTATCGAGGGGCTGCGGCCATGGCCGCAGCGGCGTGCGTGCTTGCCGGCTCCGCTTCGGCGGCGGGGCTTCCGGGCGGCGGCATGACCGCCAGGGAGCTCCAGGCCTGGCTGACGGAAAGCGGCTACGAGGCCGAGCTCGATCGGGGGGAGGATGGCGATCCCTACCTCAAAGCCGTCGCCGACGGCGTGAACTTCGAGGTCCACCTCTACGACTGCAAGGGAGAGCGCTGCGCCTCGATGCAGCTCACCGCCGGCTTCGACGTCGACGGCAAGATCGGTGTCGACCGGGCCAACGGCTGGAACACCGAGAACCGCTATCTCGACTGCTACGTCGACGACGAGGGCGATCCCTGGTTCACCTACGACATCAACCTCAGCCCCGGCGGCACCCGCGAGGCGCTGGACGACAACTTCGCCATCTGGCTGAGCTTCGTGCCGGACATGAAGGCCATGGCCGGCTGGTGA
- the carB gene encoding carbamoyl-phosphate synthase large subunit yields the protein MPKRTDISSILIIGAGPIVIGQACEFDYSGVQACKALRAEGYRIVLVNSNPATIMTDPDVADATYIEPITPEMVEKIIAKERPDALLPTMGGQTALNTALALESAGVLAKYGVEMIGAKADVIDKAEDRQKFRDAMDKLGLESPRSQAAHSMDEAMEGLEFVGLPAIIRPSFTLAGTGGGIAYNVEEFKEIVERGLDLSPTTEVLIEESVLGWKEYEMEVVRDKADNCIIVCSIENVDPMGVHTGDSITVAPALTLTDKEYQRMRAASIAVLREIGVETGGSNVQFAVNPADGRMVVIEMNPRVSRSSALASKATGFPIAKVAARLAVGYTLDELMNDITGATPASFEPSIDYVVTKIPRFAFEKYPGSEPYLTTAMKSVGEVMAIGRTFSESLQKALRGLETGLTGLDEIEIEGAHDPETGDAAVIRALGQPTPDRLRVIAQAFRHGLSVEAVAAACRYEPWFLRQIETIVATEESLRRKGLPRTAAEFRAIKAQGFSDARLAKLTHTTEAEAREQRRAHGVRPVFKRIDSCAGEFRAATPYMYSTYETGSLGQIPECESEPSDRKKAIILGGGPNRIGQGIEFDYCCCHAAFALDDIGVESIMVNCNPETVSTDYDTSDRLYFEPLTAEDVLELIAVEQARGELLGVIVQFGGQTPLKLAKPLEDAGIPILGTSPDAIDLAEDRERFQQLLHKLKIAQPVNAIARSREEAFAGAHAVGYPIVIRPSYVLGGRAMEIIRDDEQLERYVNTAVQVSGDSPVLIDQYLSRATEVDVDALCDDAGQVFVAGVMEHIEEAGVHSGDSACSLPPFSLKAETIAELKRQTEAMARALEVRGLMNVQFAIEEPHSDNPRIYVLEVNPRASRTVPFVAKTIGQPLASIAAKLMAGEKLASFNLVEKPYDHIAVKEAVFPFARFAGVDTVLGPEMRSTGEVMGLDWIRPGETNGAAFARAFAKSQLGGGVKLPKGGSVFVSVKDSDKPWILEPVKLLLGQGFKVLATAGTASYLSEQGLEVSPIKKVLEGRPHIVDAMKNGEVQLVFNTTEGKQSLADSFEIRRTALMMKTPYFTTAAGALAAAQAIVATVEDTLDVRPLQSYA from the coding sequence ATGCCGAAACGCACAGACATTTCCTCGATCCTCATCATCGGCGCCGGCCCGATCGTCATCGGACAAGCCTGCGAGTTCGACTATTCGGGCGTCCAGGCCTGCAAGGCGCTGCGCGCCGAGGGCTACCGGATCGTGCTGGTCAACTCGAACCCGGCCACGATCATGACCGATCCGGACGTGGCGGACGCGACCTATATCGAGCCGATCACCCCGGAGATGGTCGAGAAGATCATCGCCAAGGAACGCCCTGACGCCCTGCTGCCGACCATGGGCGGCCAGACCGCGCTGAACACGGCCCTGGCGCTGGAAAGCGCCGGCGTGCTGGCCAAGTACGGGGTCGAGATGATCGGCGCGAAGGCCGACGTCATCGACAAGGCCGAGGACCGCCAGAAATTCCGCGACGCCATGGACAAGCTGGGCCTGGAGAGCCCGCGTTCGCAGGCGGCGCACTCGATGGACGAGGCCATGGAGGGCCTGGAATTCGTCGGCCTGCCGGCGATCATCCGCCCGTCCTTCACCCTCGCCGGCACCGGCGGCGGCATCGCCTATAATGTCGAAGAGTTCAAAGAGATCGTCGAGCGCGGCCTCGACCTCTCGCCGACCACCGAGGTGCTGATCGAGGAAAGCGTCCTGGGCTGGAAGGAGTATGAGATGGAGGTCGTCCGCGACAAGGCGGACAACTGCATCATCGTCTGCTCCATCGAGAACGTGGACCCGATGGGCGTGCACACCGGCGACTCGATCACCGTGGCCCCTGCCCTGACCCTGACGGACAAGGAATACCAGCGCATGCGCGCGGCCTCGATCGCCGTGCTGCGCGAGATCGGGGTGGAGACCGGCGGCTCCAACGTGCAGTTCGCGGTGAACCCGGCCGACGGGCGCATGGTGGTCATCGAGATGAACCCGCGGGTGTCGCGGTCCTCGGCCCTGGCCTCGAAGGCCACCGGCTTCCCTATCGCCAAGGTCGCCGCGCGCCTGGCCGTCGGTTACACGCTCGACGAGCTGATGAACGACATCACCGGCGCGACGCCGGCCTCGTTCGAGCCCAGCATCGACTACGTGGTCACCAAGATCCCGCGCTTCGCCTTCGAGAAGTATCCGGGCTCTGAACCCTACCTGACCACCGCCATGAAGTCGGTGGGCGAGGTCATGGCCATCGGCCGCACCTTCTCCGAGAGCCTGCAGAAGGCGCTGCGCGGCCTGGAGACCGGCCTGACCGGCCTGGACGAGATCGAGATCGAAGGCGCACACGATCCGGAAACCGGCGACGCGGCGGTGATCCGGGCGCTGGGCCAGCCGACCCCCGACCGGCTGCGGGTGATCGCCCAGGCCTTCCGCCATGGCCTGTCGGTGGAGGCGGTCGCGGCCGCCTGCCGCTACGAGCCCTGGTTCCTGCGCCAGATCGAAACCATCGTCGCGACCGAGGAAAGCCTGCGCCGCAAGGGCCTGCCGCGGACGGCGGCCGAGTTCCGCGCCATCAAGGCCCAGGGTTTCTCGGACGCCCGCCTGGCCAAGCTGACCCACACCACCGAGGCCGAGGCCCGCGAGCAGCGCCGCGCCCACGGCGTGCGGCCGGTGTTCAAGCGCATCGATAGCTGCGCCGGCGAGTTCCGGGCGGCCACGCCCTACATGTACTCGACCTACGAGACCGGCTCGCTGGGCCAAATCCCCGAGTGCGAGAGCGAGCCCAGCGACCGCAAGAAGGCGATCATCCTGGGCGGCGGTCCGAACCGGATCGGCCAGGGCATCGAGTTCGACTACTGCTGCTGCCACGCCGCCTTCGCCCTGGACGACATCGGGGTGGAGTCGATCATGGTCAACTGCAACCCGGAGACGGTCTCCACCGACTACGACACCTCCGACCGCCTCTATTTCGAGCCGCTGACGGCCGAGGACGTGCTGGAACTGATCGCGGTCGAGCAGGCGCGCGGCGAGTTGCTGGGCGTGATCGTGCAGTTCGGCGGCCAGACGCCGCTGAAGCTGGCCAAGCCGCTGGAAGACGCCGGCATCCCGATCCTGGGCACCAGCCCGGACGCCATCGACCTGGCCGAGGACCGCGAGCGCTTCCAGCAACTGCTGCACAAGCTGAAGATCGCCCAGCCGGTGAACGCCATCGCCCGTTCGCGGGAAGAGGCCTTCGCCGGCGCGCACGCCGTCGGCTATCCGATCGTGATCCGCCCTTCCTACGTGCTGGGCGGCCGGGCGATGGAGATCATCCGCGACGACGAGCAACTCGAGCGCTACGTGAACACCGCCGTGCAGGTGTCGGGCGACAGCCCGGTGCTGATCGACCAGTACCTGAGCCGCGCCACCGAGGTGGACGTCGACGCCCTGTGCGACGACGCCGGTCAGGTGTTCGTGGCCGGGGTGATGGAGCACATCGAGGAGGCCGGCGTGCACTCGGGCGACAGCGCATGCTCGCTGCCGCCGTTCTCGCTGAAGGCCGAGACCATCGCCGAGCTGAAGCGCCAGACCGAGGCCATGGCCCGGGCGCTGGAAGTCCGCGGCCTGATGAACGTGCAGTTCGCCATCGAGGAGCCGCACTCCGACAACCCGCGCATCTATGTGCTGGAAGTGAACCCGCGCGCCAGCCGGACCGTGCCGTTCGTCGCCAAGACCATCGGCCAGCCGCTGGCCTCCATCGCCGCCAAGCTGATGGCCGGCGAGAAGCTGGCGAGCTTCAACCTGGTGGAAAAGCCCTATGACCACATCGCGGTGAAGGAGGCGGTCTTCCCGTTCGCCCGCTTCGCCGGGGTCGATACGGTGCTGGGCCCGGAAATGCGCTCCACCGGCGAGGTGATGGGCCTGGACTGGATCCGGCCCGGCGAGACCAACGGCGCGGCCTTCGCCCGCGCCTTCGCCAAGAGCCAGCTCGGCGGCGGCGTGAAGCTGCCCAAGGGCGGCAGCGTCTTCGTCTCGGTCAAGGACAGCGACAAGCCGTGGATCCTGGAGCCGGTGAAGCTGCTGCTGGGCCAGGGCTTCAAGGTGCTGGCCACCGCCGGCACCGCCTCCTACCTGTCCGAACAGGGCCTGGAGGTGTCGCCGATCAAGAAGGTGCTGGAGGGGCGTCCGCACATCGTCGACGCCATGAAGAACGGCGAAGTGCAGCTCGTCTTCAACACCACCGAGGGCAAGCAGTCCCTGGCCGACTCCTTCGAGATCCGCCGCACGGCCCTGATGATGAAGACCCCCTACTTCACGACCGCGGCCGGCGCCCTGGCCGCGGCCCAGGCCATCGTGGCGACCGTCGAGGACACCCTCGATGTGCGCCCGCTGCAGAGCTACGCCTGA
- a CDS encoding cold-shock protein has translation MATGTVKWFNGTKGYGFIQPDDGGADVFVHISAVERAGLRSLNEGQKITYELEQDRRSGKMAAGSLQV, from the coding sequence ATGGCTACCGGCACTGTTAAATGGTTCAACGGAACCAAGGGCTATGGCTTCATCCAACCGGACGATGGCGGCGCCGACGTCTTTGTCCACATCTCGGCCGTTGAACGCGCCGGACTTCGCAGCCTGAACGAAGGCCAGAAGATCACCTACGAACTCGAGCAGGACCGCCGCAGCGGCAAGATGGCCGCCGGCAGCCTGCAGGTCTAA
- a CDS encoding AAA family ATPase, producing MSATLHVVYGPAGAGKSTYAKELARRTPAVHFAIDDWMARLFAPDMPDPIEFEWLMERVERCEAQIWSTAAGVIAAGTSVVLDLGLLRRSDRARVAEIAQAVELPLQFHFVTAPEAVRRARVQERTEVRGENFALAAGPEMFEFIEGVYEAPDDAELEGAIISESA from the coding sequence ATGAGCGCCACACTTCACGTCGTCTATGGTCCGGCCGGAGCCGGCAAGTCCACCTACGCCAAGGAACTGGCCCGCCGAACGCCGGCGGTCCACTTCGCCATCGACGACTGGATGGCGCGGTTGTTCGCCCCCGACATGCCCGACCCGATCGAGTTCGAGTGGCTGATGGAACGGGTCGAGCGTTGCGAGGCGCAGATCTGGTCGACCGCCGCGGGCGTGATCGCGGCGGGCACCTCGGTGGTCCTGGACCTGGGGCTGCTGCGGCGGAGCGACCGCGCGCGGGTCGCCGAGATCGCCCAGGCGGTGGAGCTGCCGCTGCAGTTCCACTTCGTGACCGCGCCGGAAGCGGTCCGGCGCGCGCGCGTACAGGAGCGCACCGAGGTCCGCGGCGAGAATTTCGCCCTGGCGGCCGGGCCGGAAATGTTCGAATTCATCGAGGGGGTCTATGAGGCTCCGGACGACGCTGAACTGGAAGGCGCGATCATTTCGGAAAGCGCCTGA
- the carA gene encoding glutamine-hydrolyzing carbamoyl-phosphate synthase small subunit: protein MTVELLPGVTGVLVLANGAVLQGIGVGAVGDAVGEVCFNTAMTGYQEILTDPSYMSQIVAFTFPHMGNVGVNVEDIEQMSGSAETAARGAIFRDVPTAPANWRADGDLDTWMKRRGVIGLAGVDTRALTRSIRENGMPHGVIAHAPDGRFDLDALREKAKAWAGLEGMDLAKDASCLQPFVYDEGLWSWPEGYAKPAAEPKYEVVVMDYGVKRNILRALTSIGARVTVVPAKTTAEEVLARKPDGVLLSNGPGDPAATGEYAVPEIRKLVESGTPVFGICLGHQMMALALGAKTVKMDQGHHGANHPVKDVTTGKVEIVSMNHGFTVDRDSLPEPVVETHVSLFDGTNAGIALKDRPVFSVQHHPEASPGPTDSLYLFERFAQNMDAARK from the coding sequence ATGACCGTTGAACTGCTTCCTGGTGTCACTGGCGTGCTGGTCCTGGCGAACGGCGCGGTCCTGCAGGGAATCGGCGTCGGCGCGGTCGGCGATGCGGTCGGCGAGGTGTGCTTCAACACCGCCATGACCGGGTATCAGGAGATCCTGACAGACCCGTCCTACATGTCGCAGATCGTGGCCTTCACCTTCCCGCACATGGGCAATGTCGGGGTGAACGTTGAGGACATCGAGCAGATGTCGGGTTCGGCCGAAACCGCGGCGCGCGGCGCGATCTTCCGCGACGTGCCTACCGCGCCGGCCAACTGGCGGGCCGACGGCGACCTGGACACCTGGATGAAGCGCCGCGGCGTGATCGGCCTGGCCGGGGTGGACACCCGCGCCCTCACCCGCTCGATCCGCGAGAACGGCATGCCGCACGGCGTCATCGCCCACGCGCCGGATGGCAGGTTCGACCTCGACGCCCTGCGCGAGAAGGCCAAGGCCTGGGCCGGGCTGGAGGGCATGGACCTGGCCAAGGACGCCTCGTGCCTGCAGCCGTTCGTCTATGACGAGGGCCTTTGGAGCTGGCCGGAAGGCTACGCCAAGCCGGCGGCCGAGCCGAAGTACGAGGTCGTGGTCATGGACTACGGCGTCAAGCGCAACATCCTGCGGGCCCTGACCTCGATCGGCGCGCGGGTGACCGTGGTGCCGGCCAAGACCACCGCCGAGGAAGTGCTGGCCCGCAAGCCGGACGGCGTGCTGCTGTCGAACGGGCCCGGCGACCCGGCCGCGACCGGCGAGTACGCGGTGCCGGAAATCCGCAAGCTGGTGGAGTCCGGCACGCCGGTGTTCGGCATCTGCCTGGGCCACCAGATGATGGCCCTGGCGCTGGGCGCCAAGACCGTGAAGATGGACCAGGGCCACCACGGCGCGAACCATCCGGTCAAGGACGTGACCACCGGCAAGGTGGAGATCGTCTCGATGAACCACGGTTTCACGGTGGACCGCGACAGCCTGCCCGAGCCGGTGGTGGAGACGCACGTCTCGCTGTTCGACGGCACCAACGCCGGCATCGCCCTGAAGGACCGGCCGGTGTTCTCGGTGCAGCACCACCCGGAGGCCTCGCCCGGCCCGACCGATTCGCTCTACCTGTTCGAGCGCTTCGCCCAGAACATGGACGCGGCCCGCAAGTAG
- a CDS encoding SDR family NAD(P)-dependent oxidoreductase encodes MAGRVEGKVALVTGGSSGIGRGCAERLAQEGAHVVVTDLQDDKGAALVAGIEGAGGKASYLHHDVTSEQAWIDTVAAVKAKHGRLDILVNNAGIGLSGSVLEMSLTDFQRQTAVNLDGVFLGSKHSIPLMRQSGGGSIINMSSVAGLKGAAILAGYCATKGAVRLFTKSVALECAAAKDGIRVNSVHPGIIETPIWDTIVGTGEPGDNARPPRGPVLDAMTADGVPLGVKGYPEDIANGVLWLASDESRYVTGAELVIDGGFSVK; translated from the coding sequence ATGGCGGGCCGTGTCGAGGGCAAGGTGGCGCTGGTGACGGGCGGATCGAGCGGCATCGGCCGCGGATGCGCCGAGCGCCTGGCCCAGGAAGGGGCGCACGTCGTCGTCACCGACCTGCAGGACGACAAGGGCGCGGCGCTGGTCGCCGGCATCGAGGGCGCGGGCGGCAAGGCCTCCTACCTCCACCACGACGTCACCTCCGAACAGGCCTGGATCGACACGGTCGCGGCGGTGAAGGCGAAGCACGGCCGGCTGGACATCCTGGTGAACAACGCCGGCATCGGCCTGAGCGGCTCGGTGCTGGAGATGAGCCTGACAGACTTCCAACGGCAGACGGCGGTCAACCTGGACGGGGTGTTCCTGGGGTCCAAGCACTCGATCCCGCTGATGCGCCAAAGCGGCGGGGGCTCGATCATCAACATGTCGTCGGTGGCGGGCCTGAAGGGCGCGGCGATCCTGGCGGGCTATTGCGCCACCAAGGGCGCGGTGCGTCTGTTCACCAAGTCCGTGGCGCTGGAGTGCGCGGCGGCCAAGGACGGCATCCGGGTGAACTCGGTCCACCCCGGCATCATCGAGACTCCGATCTGGGACACCATCGTCGGCACCGGCGAACCCGGCGACAACGCCCGCCCGCCGCGGGGCCCGGTCCTCGACGCCATGACCGCCGACGGGGTGCCGCTGGGGGTCAAGGGCTACCCCGAGGACATCGCCAACGGGGTGCTCTGGCTGGCCTCCGACGAGAGCCGATATGTCACGGGCGCCGAGTTGGTCATCGACGGCGGCTTTTCAGTGAAGTAA